GAGGATCACGCCAATACGGGGGCGGTGAGTCGATATACACTTTACCAAAGTCAAGAATGTAGGGCGGCTGAACGATTTCCATCTCAATAATCATTAGCTGGTCATCGAAGCCAATAAGCCTTGGTACAGCGAATACTCCAATCCGATCAACTTCTCCAGCGGCCAACCTCCTGTAGCTCGTGAGTTCGACATCGTAATTTTCTTTGCGGTGAACAGCCTTTATTGCAGAATCTTTACTCCTCCATACCGTGCCGTCGCTGCCATAGCCTAATTTTTTGTTTTTCGATACAATGCGACCGTGAGCATTTGCGTAATCTTGTACTCGCTCGAATAACTTAGAATCATTTAACATGTTTACTACCAACAGTTATTCAGCCGAAGTAACACTGAAGCTCTTGGTGGGTGGCACTTCGATAGCATTATCTCACGTCGGCCCAAGCGAAATGGTAGTGCGTGAACTTGCTCAGCCTGTAGAACCGTGTGATGCGATGATCCAAGTAACCGTAGATGGTAAGCAATCATCAAAATCGGTTTTCCTTCCTCACGGAATAGATACTTCTGGCCAACGAGTGAAATACCTGTAATCAAATCGCTTTCGACGCACTTCACCTTGAAGGCGATGGCAAGTAATCCGAGAGCCGCTCGCCTAGCTTCTTTTCCTCAGCTTCGATCATATCCACCAAGTCCCGCACGGTGAGGGCTTTGTTGGCGATGCCAGAAGCTACGGCAGGGGTGGTTTTCAAAGTTTGGTGCTTACGAATGAAGTTGTAGTAGAAGTAGTGCAAGGCTACCGCGTGTTCGTGGTTCTCGATTTTCTTGCTGAATCCGTTGGTCAATCGCGTGTATCGTCGCATCGACATCCGCATGGTGAGATTCTGGCGCTCCACGTAGCTTGTGCTAATGTGGTCTGGATCGGGAGAACCGGCCTCTACGTTCTTCTTGCAGCCGATGCAGACTCCAGGGCTGTAACGCTTGTGACCTTCTGCATCCTCGCCATAAATCTTGACTAACTTGGCGTAGTCTACTGAACCCGCGAAAGCACCCTCTATCGCGTCGGTGTAGAGGTGAAGTCCGTCGCTAGTGACCTGAGCACGACCGGCAAGCCGCTTGG
The genomic region above belongs to Lacipirellulaceae bacterium and contains:
- a CDS encoding IS1 family transposase encodes the protein MILSALVEGNSINATARMVGCSKVTILRLLADAGTFCAQWHNIAVRELQSKRVQLDEIWCFCGCKDKAKENGAQGFGSVWTWTAIDADSKLCISYLVGLRDSEHAGQFCNDVAKRLAGRAQVTSDGLHLYTDAIEGAFAGSVDYAKLVKIYGEDAEGHKRYSPGVCIGCKKNVEAGSPDPDHISTSYVERQNLTMRMSMRRYTRLTNGFSKKIENHEHAVALHYFYYNFIRKHQTLKTTPAVASGIANKALTVRDLVDMIEAEEKKLGERLSDYLPSPSR